From Rattus rattus isolate New Zealand chromosome 17, Rrattus_CSIRO_v1, whole genome shotgun sequence, the proteins below share one genomic window:
- the Il17c gene encoding interleukin-17C, producing MATVTATVMCLLLLAWLPTGMTHQDPPSWRKPQSHKTTLRCYSAEELSHGQAPPHLLTRSARWEQALPVALVASLEATGRRRQQEGPLPGTQCPVLRPEEVLEADTHERSISPWRYRVDTDENRYPQKLAVAECLCRGCINAKTGRETAALNSVQLLQSLLVLRRRPCSQDGAADPTPGSFAFHTEFIRVPVGCTCVLPRSTQ from the exons ATGGCCACTGTCACTGCCACTGTGATG TGTCTCCTGCTTCTAGCCTGGTTGCCTACTGGGATGACCCACCAAGATCCCCCATCCTGGAGGAAACCCCAAAGCCATAAGACGACATTGCGGTGCTATTCGGCTGAGGAGCTCTCTCACGGGCAGGCTCCTCCGCACCTGCTAACTCGAAGTGCCAGGTGGGAGCAGGCCCTCCCTGTGGCCCTGGTGGCCAGTCTGGAGGCCACAGGCCGCAGGAGACAGCAAGAAGGACCTCTACCTGGAACACAGTGCCCCGTGCTGCGGCCAGAGGAGGTGCTGGAAGCTGACACCCACGAGCGCTCCATCTCACCGTGGAGATATCG CGTCGACACGGATGAGAACCGCTACCCGCAGAAGCTGGCAGTGGCGGAATGCTTGTGTCGGGGTTGCATCAACGCCAAGACGGGCCGCGAGACCGCTGCCCTGAACTCTGTGCAGCTGCTGCAGAGCCTGCTGGTGCTGAGACGACGGCCCTGCTCCCAAGACGGGGCCGCAGACCCTACACCAGGATCTTTCGCCTTCCACACTGAGTTCATCCGCGTGCCTGTCGGTTGCACCTGTGTTCTTCCCAGGTCTACCCAGTGA
- the LOC116886509 gene encoding cytochrome b-245 light chain — translation MGQIEWAMWANEQALASGLILITGGIVATAGRFTQWYFGAYSIVAGVLICLLEYPRGKRKKGSTMERCGQKYLTAVVKLFGPLTRNYYVRAVLHLLLSVPAGFLLATILGTVCLAIASVIYLLAAIRGEQWTPIEPKPKERPQVGGTIKQPPTNPPPRPPAEVRKKPSEAEEEAASAGGPQVNPIPVTDEVV, via the exons TCCTCATCACAGGGGGCATCGTGGCTACTGCGGGACGCTTCACGCAGTGGTACTTTGGTGCTTACTCTAT TGTTGCAGGAGTGCTCATCTGTCTGCTGGAGTACCCTcggggaaagaggaaaaagggcTCCACCATGGAGCGGTG TGGACAGAAGTACCTGACCGCTGTGGTGAAGCTGTTCGGGCCCCTCACCAGAAATTACTACGTCCGGGCTGTCCTCCACTTACT GCTGTCTGTGCCTGCAGGCTTCCTGCTAGCCACCATCCTAGGGACCGTCTGCTTGGCCATTGCCAGTGTGATCTACCTGCTG GCAGCCATCCGGGGTGAGCAGTGGACTCCCATTGAGCCTAAACCCAAGGAGCGGCCGCAGGTTGGAGGCACCATCAAGCAGCCGCCTACCAACCCCCCACCCCGGCCACCAGCGGAGGTCCGCAAGAAGCCAAGTGAGGCTGAAGAGGAGGCAGCCTCGGCTGGAGGACCCCAGGTTAACCCAATTCCAGTGACAGATGAAGTCGTGTGA